A genomic segment from Segniliparus rotundus DSM 44985 encodes:
- the fgd gene encoding glucose-6-phosphate dehydrogenase (coenzyme-F420): MSLPIKLGYKASAEQFNPRELVEYTVAAERHGFDSVVVSDHFQPWRYTGGHAPWALAWLGAVGERTSRVQIGTSVLTPTFRYNPAIIAQAFATFGMLYPGRVFLGVGTGEALNEQAVGLKEWPEFKERFARLRESVELMRKLWTEERVNYEGEYYRTVDATVYDKPSEPIPVYVSAGGAVVARYAGRAGDGFICTSGKGAELYTETLLPAVQEGADKVGRDAGGIDKLIEIKLSYDPDPWLALNNTRFWSPLSLSAEQKHSLSDPKQMEEAADALPMEQIAKRWIVASDPDEVVEKIKFYTDLGLNHLVFHAPGHDQLRFLEVFERDLAPRLRSL, translated from the coding sequence ATGAGCCTTCCGATCAAGCTCGGCTACAAAGCCTCCGCAGAGCAGTTCAACCCCCGCGAACTCGTCGAATACACTGTCGCGGCGGAACGCCACGGTTTTGACAGCGTGGTGGTGAGCGATCATTTCCAGCCGTGGCGCTACACCGGCGGGCACGCGCCCTGGGCGCTCGCGTGGCTCGGGGCGGTGGGCGAGCGCACCAGCAGGGTGCAGATCGGCACGTCCGTGCTCACCCCCACCTTCCGCTACAACCCGGCGATCATCGCGCAGGCCTTCGCCACATTCGGCATGCTGTACCCAGGCCGGGTCTTCCTGGGCGTCGGCACCGGCGAAGCCCTCAACGAGCAGGCTGTCGGCCTGAAAGAATGGCCGGAGTTCAAAGAGCGCTTCGCCCGTCTGCGAGAGTCTGTCGAGCTCATGCGCAAGTTGTGGACCGAGGAACGGGTCAATTACGAAGGCGAGTACTACCGCACGGTCGACGCGACGGTCTACGACAAGCCGTCCGAGCCCATCCCGGTCTATGTCAGCGCGGGCGGCGCTGTGGTCGCCCGGTACGCGGGACGCGCCGGCGACGGGTTCATCTGCACCTCTGGCAAAGGCGCGGAGCTGTACACCGAGACACTGCTGCCCGCCGTGCAGGAGGGCGCGGACAAGGTCGGCCGCGACGCGGGCGGCATCGACAAGCTCATCGAGATCAAGCTCTCCTACGACCCGGACCCGTGGCTCGCTCTGAACAACACGAGGTTCTGGTCGCCCCTCTCCCTTTCCGCGGAGCAGAAGCATTCGCTCTCGGACCCCAAACAGATGGAAGAGGCCGCCGACGCGCTGCCGATGGAGCAGATCGCCAAGCGGTGGATCGTGGCGAGCGACCCCGACGAGGTCGTCGAGAAGATCAAGTTCTACACCGACCTCGGACTGAACCACTTAGTTTTCCATGCTCCTGGGCATGATCAGCTGCGTTTCCTGGAGGTCTTCGAGCGGGATCTCGCGCCTCGGCTGCGCTCGCTCTGA